Proteins encoded together in one Desulfuromonas acetoxidans DSM 684 window:
- a CDS encoding iron-containing alcohol dehydrogenase: protein MAANPVNLMARDAGFEPATSASGEQVRGMTVEEAARQSIVAVNNLLSDIGLHQGLGEIGLPLDAIDRLSHNALNDACLVTNPRPASYEQIAEIFHKAM, encoded by the coding sequence ATGGCGGCTAACCCTGTGAATTTAATGGCGCGCGATGCAGGATTCGAACCTGCGACCTCTGCCTCCGGAGAGCAGGTACGCGGCATGACCGTAGAAGAAGCCGCCCGACAATCCATTGTCGCCGTCAACAATCTGCTGTCCGATATCGGACTTCATCAGGGCTTGGGCGAAATCGGTTTGCCGCTCGATGCCATTGACCGCCTGAGTCACAACGCGTTGAACGATGCCTGTCTGGTCACCAACCCGCGGCCGGCCAGTTACGAGCAGATCGCGGAAATTTTCCACAAAGCCATGTAG
- a CDS encoding helix-turn-helix domain-containing protein gives MIRYRLRELMAERQFKTGQRLTFDELSRETGIHRTTLSKIANQRSYNTTTDNVDRLCQFFQCQVGDLMEYCESVDKAD, from the coding sequence GTGATTCGATACAGGTTGCGCGAGTTGATGGCAGAGAGACAGTTTAAGACGGGGCAGCGATTAACCTTTGATGAGCTGTCGAGAGAAACCGGGATTCATCGAACAACGCTATCAAAGATTGCAAACCAGAGAAGCTACAATACGACAACGGATAATGTTGATCGCCTATGCCAGTTTTTTCAGTGCCAGGTTGGTGATTTGATGGAGTATTGTGAATCAGTTGATAAGGCCGATTGA